From Sediminibacterium sp. TEGAF015, a single genomic window includes:
- the crtD gene encoding 1-hydroxycarotenoid 3,4-desaturase CrtD encodes MSENSSSKNAIVIGAGIAGLASAIRLQVMGYEVTVYEKNNYPGGKLSHFEINGYQFDAGPSLFTRPKLIEELFVLANEPMENYFSYERVPVACHYFYQDGTLIKAYADHEKFAEEIQVKTGEPAEHVHEYLRHSANAYENIADIFLKYTLHRLSTLFKAPVAKAIQYLKWPYLFTSLHQYNQSRFQSSKLVQLFNRYATYNGSNPYKAPAMLSLIPHLEHNEGTFYPKGGMISITRALFALAEKKGVKFIFDTPVDKIIRANNQVQGVVVNGENIMANLVVSNMDVYFTYQHLLGEPLKAKKILKQERSSSAFIFYWGMSKTFEQLSLHNIFFSEQYEAEFNSLFHTCQPFADPTVYINITSKCEPGIQAPSEKENWFVMVNAPANNGQDWDAIRDFYKKAILQKLNSIIGEDIAKYIEVEEVLSPVSIETKTASYMGSLYGTSSNSKMAAFMRHPNFSNTIKGLYFVGGSVHPGGGIPLCLSSAAIMSDLVKADVV; translated from the coding sequence ATGAGTGAAAATTCGTCCAGTAAAAATGCAATTGTTATAGGTGCGGGTATCGCAGGCCTGGCATCTGCCATACGTCTGCAGGTAATGGGGTACGAAGTAACAGTGTATGAGAAAAACAACTATCCGGGTGGAAAACTGAGCCATTTTGAAATAAATGGATATCAATTTGACGCAGGTCCCAGTTTATTTACCAGACCAAAGTTGATTGAAGAATTATTTGTATTGGCCAATGAGCCAATGGAAAACTATTTCTCTTACGAACGTGTGCCAGTTGCTTGTCATTATTTTTATCAGGATGGCACCCTGATAAAAGCATATGCGGATCATGAGAAATTTGCAGAAGAAATACAGGTAAAAACAGGGGAGCCAGCTGAGCATGTACACGAATATTTACGACACTCGGCCAATGCATATGAAAACATTGCAGATATATTTCTAAAATATACATTGCATCGCTTGTCAACCTTATTTAAAGCGCCTGTAGCCAAAGCCATTCAATATCTGAAATGGCCTTATCTCTTTACCAGTTTACATCAGTACAATCAATCCAGATTTCAATCATCCAAATTGGTGCAACTCTTTAACAGATATGCTACCTATAATGGCAGCAATCCTTACAAAGCACCGGCCATGCTTTCTTTGATTCCTCATTTGGAACACAATGAAGGAACTTTCTATCCAAAAGGAGGAATGATCAGCATTACACGTGCCTTGTTTGCACTTGCAGAAAAGAAAGGAGTGAAGTTCATATTTGATACTCCGGTAGATAAGATTATTCGTGCAAATAACCAAGTTCAAGGCGTTGTAGTGAATGGAGAAAATATAATGGCCAATCTGGTAGTAAGTAATATGGATGTTTATTTTACCTATCAGCATTTATTGGGTGAGCCATTGAAAGCTAAAAAAATATTGAAGCAGGAAAGAAGCAGTAGTGCATTTATTTTTTATTGGGGCATGAGCAAAACTTTTGAGCAACTGAGTTTGCATAATATTTTTTTCAGCGAGCAATACGAAGCAGAATTTAATTCTTTGTTTCATACATGTCAGCCTTTTGCCGACCCTACTGTATACATCAACATTACAAGCAAATGTGAGCCTGGTATCCAGGCACCTTCAGAGAAAGAAAACTGGTTTGTAATGGTCAATGCACCTGCAAATAATGGCCAGGATTGGGATGCTATTCGCGATTTTTACAAAAAAGCAATACTGCAAAAACTGAATAGTATTATAGGAGAAGATATAGCTAAGTACATAGAAGTGGAAGAAGTATTAAGCCCTGTGAGTATCGAAACAAAAACTGCATCCTATATGGGTTCTTTGTACGGAACTAGTTCTAATAGCAAGATGGCGGCTTTTATGCGTCACCCTAATTTCAGTAATACCATAAAAGGTTTGTACTTTGTAGGAGGAAGTGTACACCCCGGAGGTGGAATTCCTCTCTGTTTGTCTAGTGCAGCAATTATGTCAGATTTAGTAAAAGCCGATGTTGTATAA
- a CDS encoding carotenoid biosynthesis protein, with protein MLYNKPAIPLFIAILFHFMGVLGILFTPYKEWFIANTPLTLILMGILLAASQEKIEKGFVLFFILAFVTGMVTEMIGVNTGILFGDYVYGTVMGPQLLGVPFLIGMNWFVIVFCCGSLMNKLNKVMLAKYEAPIPVAIIKWSVIIDGAVLATFFDWLMEPVAIKLGFWSWEGGGIPMLNYVCWFGISAILLAVQQQLKLKAQNHFAIHLLIIQALFFLSLRIFL; from the coding sequence ATGTTGTATAATAAGCCAGCCATACCATTGTTCATAGCCATCTTGTTTCATTTTATGGGTGTGCTGGGTATTTTGTTCACCCCTTATAAGGAATGGTTCATCGCCAACACTCCACTAACACTTATTTTGATGGGAATATTGCTGGCTGCCAGTCAGGAAAAAATTGAAAAAGGTTTTGTGCTGTTTTTTATTCTTGCTTTTGTAACCGGTATGGTTACAGAAATGATAGGTGTAAATACAGGGATCTTATTTGGGGATTATGTATATGGAACCGTGATGGGCCCTCAATTATTGGGCGTACCCTTTTTGATTGGTATGAACTGGTTTGTGATTGTGTTTTGCTGTGGATCGCTCATGAACAAATTGAACAAAGTAATGCTGGCTAAATATGAAGCCCCAATACCAGTTGCCATCATTAAGTGGTCTGTTATTATTGATGGTGCAGTGTTGGCTACTTTTTTTGACTGGTTGATGGAGCCGGTAGCCATAAAGCTAGGGTTCTGGTCCTGGGAAGGTGGTGGTATTCCTATGTTGAATTATGTCTGCTGGTTTGGGATAAGCGCCATTTTATTGGCAGTTCAGCAACAGCTTAAATTAAAGGCCCAAAACCATTTTGCCATACACTTGTTAATTATACAGGCACTCTTTTTTCTGTCACTTAGAATATTTTTATAG